Proteins encoded within one genomic window of Acidovorax sp. 107:
- a CDS encoding DUF2818 family protein — translation MSLTGSVWLVIVAALVAANLPFVNQRWMVVGPSAAAGKPLVGRLAELILLYFLVGGLALLLERRAGQIAPQGWEFYAITGTMFLTLAFPGFVYRYLLRRHS, via the coding sequence GTGTCACTCACCGGTTCGGTTTGGCTTGTGATTGTGGCGGCGTTGGTCGCTGCCAATCTGCCATTTGTCAATCAACGCTGGATGGTGGTTGGTCCTTCGGCGGCCGCTGGCAAGCCGCTGGTAGGGCGTTTGGCCGAGCTGATCCTGCTGTATTTTCTGGTGGGTGGCCTCGCCTTGTTACTGGAGCGCCGCGCGGGTCAGATTGCGCCGCAGGGCTGGGAGTTTTACGCCATCACCGGCACCATGTTCCTGACCCTGGCCTTCCCTGGCTTCGTCTATCGGTACCTGTTGCGCAGGCACAGCTGA
- a CDS encoding DUF1178 family protein has protein sequence MKVLDLQCQHGHVFEGWFGSEDDFQSQKQRGLVQCPFCADDQIDKRLSAPRLNLGAREPAALTASSHSSSVTRPRTTPSAPVEASMLPPALQAAWLELARKVVAGTEDVGSRFADEARRMHHGEVQERAIRGQATAHEALQLLDEGIAVMPLPLPAAAKETLQ, from the coding sequence ATGAAGGTTCTGGATCTCCAATGTCAGCATGGCCATGTCTTTGAAGGCTGGTTTGGTTCTGAAGATGACTTTCAGAGCCAAAAGCAACGCGGATTGGTGCAGTGTCCCTTCTGCGCCGATGACCAGATCGACAAGCGCCTCAGTGCACCGCGTTTGAACCTTGGTGCGCGCGAGCCCGCTGCGTTGACAGCCTCCTCCCATTCCTCTTCTGTCACGCGCCCTCGCACCACCCCCAGCGCGCCGGTCGAGGCATCGATGCTTCCCCCTGCGCTGCAGGCCGCATGGCTGGAGCTGGCCCGAAAGGTGGTAGCGGGTACGGAGGATGTGGGCTCCCGCTTTGCCGACGAGGCCCGGCGCATGCACCATGGCGAGGTGCAGGAGCGGGCCATTCGTGGGCAGGCCACGGCGCACGAGGCGTTGCAGCTGCTGGACGAGGGCATCGCCGTCATGCCCTTGCCACTGCCTGCCGCAGCCAAGGAGACGCTGCAGTAA
- a CDS encoding ABC transporter transmembrane domain-containing protein — protein sequence MASLPSSTPARGAPRSLTGLLPFLRPYRARIALSLVFLVLAALATLAFPMALRNLIDGGLVSATGDRGAQAMALRGHFEELFAVAIALGGFSAARFYMVSWLGERVTADLRNAVYGHVLQQSPEFFETTQTGEVLSRLTSDTTLVQTVVGSSLSMGLRNAVLGLGALAMLVWTNPYVMAVVLLAVVLVVLPTMWIGRRVRRLSRDSQDRVADSSAIAAEVLNAIPVVQSYTAEPREAARFARATEDAFYTAVKRTKARALLVAFIIIANAALLLWGLYRGTEAVLAGQMSAGHLGQTVVYVILLASAVAVLGEVYGDLLRAAGATERLMELLSSRSPVANPASPQQLPTSGQGLEVRFDNVWFHYPSRQDQPALQDFSLHLSPGETVALVGSSGAGKTTVFQLLQRFYDVDEHATGGASAAVAHRPRPGRILLNGVDIRDIALDTLRAHTGTVPQDAVIFSASAMDNIRYGRPDASDEDVMAATRAAFAHDFIMALPEGYHTFLGERGVRLSGGQRQRIAIARAMLKDPPLLLLDEATSALDAESERMVQAALDTAMQRHTGRRTTLVIAHRLATVQNADRIVVLDHGRIVEQGTHSTLLAQGGVYARLAALQFTA from the coding sequence CTGGTCAGTGCCACCGGCGACCGGGGCGCGCAGGCCATGGCACTTCGCGGGCACTTTGAAGAGCTGTTTGCCGTGGCCATTGCCTTGGGTGGTTTTTCTGCGGCACGCTTTTACATGGTGAGCTGGCTGGGTGAGCGCGTCACCGCCGACTTGCGCAACGCCGTGTATGGCCATGTGCTGCAGCAGAGTCCAGAGTTCTTTGAAACCACACAGACCGGAGAGGTGCTGTCGCGCCTGACTTCCGACACGACGCTGGTGCAGACGGTGGTCGGTTCTTCGCTGTCCATGGGACTCCGCAACGCTGTGCTGGGCCTGGGGGCCCTCGCCATGCTGGTGTGGACCAATCCCTACGTCATGGCCGTGGTGCTGCTGGCAGTCGTGTTGGTGGTGCTACCCACGATGTGGATAGGCCGAAGGGTTCGCCGGCTGTCACGGGACAGCCAGGACCGGGTAGCGGACTCGAGCGCCATCGCCGCAGAGGTGCTCAACGCCATTCCCGTGGTGCAAAGCTACACCGCCGAGCCGCGCGAGGCCGCGCGGTTTGCGCGGGCAACGGAGGACGCCTTCTACACCGCCGTCAAACGCACCAAGGCGCGCGCCTTGCTCGTGGCCTTCATCATCATCGCCAACGCGGCCCTGCTGTTGTGGGGGCTGTACCGGGGCACGGAAGCCGTGCTGGCCGGACAGATGAGCGCTGGCCACCTGGGTCAGACCGTGGTGTACGTCATCCTGCTGGCGAGTGCAGTGGCGGTGCTGGGTGAGGTGTATGGAGACCTGCTGCGAGCCGCCGGTGCCACCGAGCGGTTGATGGAACTGCTGTCCAGCCGCTCGCCCGTGGCGAACCCTGCGTCGCCCCAACAGCTCCCGACGTCCGGGCAGGGTCTGGAGGTGCGATTTGACAACGTCTGGTTCCACTATCCGTCGCGCCAGGATCAGCCTGCGCTGCAAGACTTCTCGCTGCACCTGTCTCCCGGTGAGACCGTGGCACTCGTCGGCTCCAGCGGTGCAGGCAAAACCACGGTGTTCCAGTTGCTGCAGCGGTTTTATGACGTGGACGAGCATGCGACGGGAGGCGCCAGTGCCGCCGTAGCGCACCGCCCGAGGCCAGGACGCATCCTGCTCAATGGCGTGGACATCCGAGACATTGCGCTCGACACGCTGCGCGCACATACGGGCACCGTTCCCCAGGACGCAGTGATCTTCTCCGCCTCTGCCATGGACAACATCCGCTATGGGCGCCCAGACGCGTCCGACGAGGATGTCATGGCAGCGACCCGCGCCGCCTTCGCACATGACTTCATCATGGCCCTGCCCGAGGGCTACCACACCTTTCTGGGAGAACGGGGTGTCCGCCTATCGGGCGGGCAGCGCCAACGCATTGCCATCGCTCGTGCGATGCTCAAGGACCCGCCCCTGTTGTTGCTTGACGAGGCAACCAGCGCCCTGGATGCAGAAAGCGAGCGCATGGTGCAGGCAGCTCTGGACACCGCGATGCAACGCCACACCGGGCGACGGACCACGCTGGTGATCGCGCATCGGCTGGCCACCGTGCAGAATGCAGACCGCATCGTGGTGCTGGACCATGGGCGGATCGTGGAGCAAGGCACTCACAGCACCTTGCTGGCACAAGGTGGGGTGTATGCGCGTCTGGCTGCTCTGCAGTTCACGGCGTGA